The DNA region TACGCGCGCGCTCAACCGGCCTGCGGCAGCGCGCGCGGCGGGACCGGCGACACGTCGATGACCTCGCGGCGCGCCGGGCGGGCGAGCCACCAGACGACGGCGGCGGGCAGGACGAGCGCCCAGCCCCGGATCAGGCCGACGTGCGGGTTGAAGCCGTAGTGATGGGCGAGCTCGCCGACCAGCACGCCCAGCACCGCCTGCGCCAGGACCACGCCGCCGAGCCCGAGCAGGGCGCGCCGCCACGATCGACCGCCGCCGGCCACCGCGATCCAGAGCGCGGTGAACAGGCCGACCTGGAAGGCGGGCAGGATGGCCCAAGCGCCCTGGTCGTCGGCGAAGGCGTGGGCCGCGCGGCCGCCGAGGGCCTGCCGGCCCGCCGCGGCGCCGCCCGCCATCGCGCCGAGCACCGGCGCCGCGACGAACGCGGCCACCGCGCCCAGTGCGATCGCCACACCCGCGCGCGCCGCGCCGCGCCGCGCCGCGCGCGCCGTCACGAACGCCGCCGCGGCGACCAGCAGGACGGCGACCAGCGTCTGCGAGAAGGCGTGGATGGCCGTCACGTACGATCCCACGACCGCGGCCGGAACAGCCAGCACCAGCAGGCGCGAGACGCCGAGGGCGAAGAAGACGGCCGGCGTCGCCAGAAGCATGGCCGTCCGGCGCTTCCAGCCCAGGGGCGCGGCGAGGGCGCCGGCCAGATAGAGCGGGATGAGCGGGGTGAAGATGCACTCCTGCGTGACGACGAAGGCCCCATGCCGGGTGAAGATGAGCGCCTCGTGCACGTTCGCCCTCGTGCCCGCCGCGCTCAGGATGGTACCGCCGGCCATGGCGATCCACCCGGCGATCACGTCGACGGCCGGGCTCTCGTAGAAGAACGGGGCGGTGGCGAAGTAGGCCACCACGAGCAGGGCCGCCAGCAGCAGGAACCGCCGCGCCGCGGGGCCGAGGACCGCGTCGCCGGGCAGCGCGCCGGCCGCCGCCCCGCCGCCGGGGCCGCCGTCCGCGGCAGTCCCCTGCCGGCCCATCCAGGCGTAGACGAACCCGGCCGCCGCGAGAATCAGGACGCCGGGCCAGATGTAGACGTGCAGCAGATCGAGCAGCGCCCGGTCCTCGGCCACCAGCGACAGATTGCCGAGCCGGACGACGTTCAGGGCGGTGATGACGGTCAGGCCGACCACGGCCCCGCGCAGCCGCGCCCCCCAGGTGGCGGGATACGCGAGGATCGCTCCGGCGCACAGCGCCATCGGGTCGCCGCCGCTGCAGCTCGCGTCGGCATAGACGAGGTTCGACGGCGCGCCGGTGAGCTGGTCGGCCACCCCCTGCTGAAGCTGCGCGAACGGCGTCAGAAGCGTCCGCTCCACCCACGGCAACCGCATCAGGCCGAACAGACCGACGAACCAGGCGCCGGTCACGAGCGTGAACCGGAGCATGCCGTCCGACGCCGGCCCGGCCGGCGCGGGGACGGCCGGCTTCCCGGCGGTCGAGGGCTCGAGCTCCGCCCCCGGCGCTGGTGTCTTCTCTGCGTCCATCAGGCCGCTCCTTCCCCGGCGGGCGGTTCCACCGCCCGCGCGCCGGCCGCCTCGTCCGTGGCGGGCCGCACCGCGACCGTCGCCAGCAGGTATCCATGCCGCCGCAGCCACGGCCAGCGGCGCGACGCCAAGTCGAACGGTGCGCACAAGGCGCCCGTCAACCGGCCGAGCGGCCGGAGCCACGTGTGGCAGGCGAGGTCGAGCATCCGCAACCAGCCCGGTATGAACAGGATACCGGTCTCGGCGGTCACCGTAAAGCCGGCCCGCTCCAGCATCCGGCGGAAGACGGGCCGCGCGTACGACTTCTCGAAGCCGTAGTCGTAGAGGCCCAGGTGGTAGAGCGCCGCCACCAGCGCCGGGCGCAGGAACGGGTCGCGGCGGTTCGGAACGCCGATCACGGCCCGGCCGCCCGGGCGCAGCACGCGGAAGATCTCGCGCAACGCGCCGTCGGTGTCGTCGAAGTGCTCTACGGTCCCCATCGAGTAGATCGCGTCGAAGCTGCCGGAGCGGAACGGCAGCTTCCGGACGTCGCCGCGCACGCCGCCCAGCGCGAGCCCGGCCGCGGCGAAGCCGGCGCGGGCGTCGGCGACGATGGCGCCCGAGATGTCCACGCCGAACGCGTGCGCCCCGCGCCCGGCGGCCCAGCGCAGGATGCGGGTGTTCCGCGCCTCGTCCCAGAGATCGGTCTTCAGCACCCGGCTGCCAGCCAGGTCGGGAAGGTGCGTGCGCAGCAGCCACTCCTCGTCCGCGCGGTACTGCGCGGTGGAGCGTGCGCCGCCCAGATCCGGGAAGTTGTTGCCGACGTCGGCCCAGAAGCCGCGGTAGCGCGCCTCGCTGTCGGCGTCGCCCGCTGCTATCGGCGCCCTACGCACCGGCCGTCCGCGACGCGGAGGATCCGCCGGCGATCGCCAGCTCGCGCCAATCGGACGACCCGGGCGCAAAGCAGAGCGTGTCGAGCGCGTCGCGCAGCCGCTCGGCCTTTCCGGCGTTCGAGGCGCGGTAGTCGCAGACGTGGAGATCGAGAGTGGCCCGGTCCTGCTCCGGCCAGAGGTGCATCACCAAGTGGGACTCGGCCAGCACCCAGACCAGCGTGGCGCCGCCGCCGGGAAAGGGGACGGACTGCTCGGCAACCACGTTCAGCCCGGCCGCCCGCACCTGTGCGGCAACCGCGGCCAACATGCCCGTCGCCGCGTCTCCGGCCGCCCGCAGGTCGTCGGAGCGGGTTCCGCCCCCGACAAAATGATGTGCAATCAAGGGTAGTCGTTCCGGGATACCGG from Acidobacteriota bacterium includes:
- a CDS encoding methyltransferase domain-containing protein, translating into MSTSATTAPRTPERPSGCATRSTRSALRPGRPIGASWRSPADPPRRGRPVRRAPIAAGDADSEARYRGFWADVGNNFPDLGGARSTAQYRADEEWLLRTHLPDLAGSRVLKTDLWDEARNTRILRWAAGRGAHAFGVDISGAIVADARAGFAAAGLALGGVRGDVRKLPFRSGSFDAIYSMGTVEHFDDTDGALREIFRVLRPGGRAVIGVPNRRDPFLRPALVAALYHLGLYDYGFEKSYARPVFRRMLERAGFTVTAETGILFIPGWLRMLDLACHTWLRPLGRLTGALCAPFDLASRRWPWLRRHGYLLATVAVRPATDEAAGARAVEPPAGEGAA
- a CDS encoding S-adenosylmethionine decarboxylase proenzyme encodes the protein MIAHHFVGGGTRSDDLRAAGDAATGMLAAVAAQVRAAGLNVVAEQSVPFPGGGATLVWVLAESHLVMHLWPEQDRATLDLHVCDYRASNAGKAERLRDALDTLCFAPGSSDWRELAIAGGSSASRTAGA